The following are encoded together in the Nocardioides thalensis genome:
- a CDS encoding metal-dependent hydrolase yields the protein MDRPERALPVRRIRFRYPAGSLHRHYVEDDLMMSHVVAVLSATFPPGEDFFIRSVRHYAGQVTDPVLREQVRGFIGQEATHGREHRELNRRLQEMGYPTHRVSRFVKASLASATKRAPARLCLAYTAALEHYTATIAECLLTKPEAQQLLGDTEVRNILLWHALEETEHKAVAFDVYRTIGGSERVRRLGFAIQTVGLLGTVLIATVLSMLRDRATYNPVRLARSVWRLRRSPFLQADVRRSLADYWREGFHPSDHDNEELLRVWTERLFGPQGSLADHLR from the coding sequence ATGGACCGCCCGGAACGCGCGCTCCCCGTGCGCCGGATCCGCTTCCGCTACCCCGCAGGGTCGCTCCACCGGCACTACGTCGAGGACGACCTGATGATGAGCCACGTCGTGGCCGTCCTGTCGGCGACGTTCCCACCGGGCGAGGACTTCTTCATCCGGTCGGTGCGGCACTACGCCGGCCAGGTCACCGACCCCGTGCTGCGCGAGCAGGTGCGCGGGTTCATCGGCCAGGAGGCCACGCACGGTCGCGAGCACCGCGAGCTCAACCGGCGGCTCCAGGAGATGGGCTACCCGACCCACCGGGTGAGCCGGTTCGTGAAGGCCTCCCTCGCCTCGGCCACCAAGCGGGCCCCGGCCCGGCTCTGCCTCGCCTACACCGCGGCGCTCGAGCACTACACGGCCACGATCGCGGAGTGCCTCCTCACCAAGCCCGAGGCGCAGCAGCTGCTCGGCGACACCGAGGTGCGCAACATCCTGCTCTGGCACGCCCTCGAGGAGACCGAGCACAAGGCCGTCGCCTTCGACGTCTACCGGACGATCGGCGGCTCGGAGCGCGTACGGCGGCTCGGCTTCGCGATCCAGACCGTCGGGCTGCTCGGCACCGTGCTGATCGCGACGGTCCTCTCCATGCTGCGCGACCGCGCGACGTACAACCCGGTGCGCCTGGCCCGGAGCGTGTGGCGGCTGCGACGGTCGCCCTTCCTGCAGGCCGACGTCAGGCGCAGCCTCGCGGACTACTGGCGCGAGGGGTTCCACCCCTCCGACCATGACAACGAGGAGCTGCTCCGCGTCTGGACCGAGCGCCTGTTCGGTCCCCAGGGATCGCTGGCCGACCACCTGCGCTGA
- a CDS encoding GNAT family N-acetyltransferase gives MTAVELPPGIRVATADDVDDILRLIRELADYEREPAETVKNTPERLREWLFGEDSVASCLVAESDGKVVGIALWFRTYSTWTGVPGIYLEDLFVEPGQRGSGFGKAFLVALSRIALARGYQRVEWVVLDWNKPSIEFYEALGARPMKEWHTYRLTGEALAALGSGVVE, from the coding sequence ATGACCGCCGTCGAGCTGCCGCCCGGCATCCGCGTCGCCACCGCCGACGACGTTGACGACATCCTGCGGCTCATCCGCGAGCTCGCCGACTACGAGCGCGAGCCGGCGGAGACGGTGAAGAACACACCCGAGCGGCTGCGCGAGTGGCTGTTCGGCGAGGACTCCGTGGCGTCGTGCCTCGTGGCCGAGAGCGACGGCAAGGTGGTGGGGATCGCGCTGTGGTTCCGCACCTACTCGACCTGGACCGGTGTGCCCGGGATCTACCTCGAGGACCTGTTCGTCGAGCCCGGCCAGCGGGGGAGCGGGTTCGGCAAGGCGTTCCTCGTGGCGCTGTCGCGGATCGCCCTCGCGCGGGGCTACCAGCGGGTCGAGTGGGTCGTGCTCGACTGGAACAAGCCGTCCATCGAGTTCTACGAGGCGCTGGGCGCGCGGCCGATGAAGGAGTGGCACACGTATCGGCTGACGGGGGAGGCGCTCGCCGCCCTGGGTTCCGGGGTGGTCGAGTAG
- a CDS encoding HNH endonuclease signature motif containing protein, translated as MDLGTAPLFDLPAAPAAGAVDVPLTEAPLSRADQLLRDIKDNRAGINERMLGEVKMIAEWALEHTVAVPEDASTLTERGLDTGLPLAGEGAPLISDFAVLELGAILSRGIDSVRNYVGQVVELSHRLPQIWARVLDGHVPVWKGLRIADCTRDLGVEAVGFVDQHLARFAATCSWAQVERLIDEAITRFDPDLAEARRAAAAETRHFDIDFDRAGTNGTVPLHGEVDLTDALDAEQALRHRARELAELGCTEPLDVRRAMAFGEMARCDLTLNYLTDPTDPVVEETGHGPHETPSPALPHTPRGRTVDLTVHLSQAAVEGFDAVGRLDNTRSPVTAEQVREWCAAAGTIIVRPVLDVAGHEPTGAYEIAERQARQVLLRDQTCVYPHCNRPAEACDLDHVIPHAKGGVTCPCNLAPVCRGHHRLKTHRAGWAYRVLAPGVYYWRGRTGHQWLVTPGGTYTLDTHPCPGPVKAADPPPD; from the coding sequence ATGGATCTCGGGACGGCACCCCTCTTCGACCTCCCGGCCGCACCCGCGGCCGGAGCCGTCGACGTGCCGTTGACCGAGGCCCCGCTCTCCCGCGCCGACCAGCTCCTTCGAGACATCAAGGACAACCGCGCCGGCATCAACGAGCGGATGCTCGGCGAGGTCAAGATGATCGCCGAATGGGCCCTCGAACACACCGTCGCCGTCCCGGAGGACGCCTCCACCCTCACCGAACGCGGCCTGGACACCGGGCTGCCGCTCGCGGGTGAGGGTGCGCCGTTGATCTCCGACTTCGCCGTCCTCGAGCTCGGCGCCATCCTCTCCCGCGGCATCGACTCAGTCCGCAACTACGTCGGGCAGGTCGTGGAGCTCTCCCACCGCCTCCCCCAGATCTGGGCCCGCGTCCTGGACGGCCACGTGCCGGTGTGGAAGGGCCTGCGGATCGCCGACTGCACCCGCGACCTCGGCGTGGAGGCGGTGGGGTTCGTGGATCAGCATCTGGCTCGGTTCGCTGCGACCTGCTCCTGGGCCCAGGTCGAACGCCTCATCGACGAAGCCATCACCCGCTTCGACCCCGACCTCGCCGAAGCCAGACGCGCCGCCGCGGCGGAGACCCGGCACTTCGACATCGACTTCGACCGCGCCGGCACCAACGGCACCGTCCCCCTGCACGGCGAGGTCGACCTCACCGATGCCCTCGACGCCGAACAAGCCCTGCGCCACCGCGCCCGCGAGCTCGCCGAGCTCGGCTGCACCGAACCCCTCGACGTACGCCGCGCCATGGCCTTCGGCGAGATGGCCCGCTGCGACCTCACCCTCAACTACCTCACCGACCCCACCGACCCGGTGGTCGAGGAGACCGGCCACGGCCCTCACGAGACCCCATCGCCGGCCCTGCCGCACACCCCGCGCGGTCGGACCGTGGACCTCACCGTCCACCTCTCCCAAGCCGCCGTCGAAGGGTTCGACGCGGTCGGCAGGCTGGACAACACCCGCTCACCGGTCACCGCGGAACAAGTCCGCGAATGGTGCGCCGCCGCGGGCACCATCATCGTCCGGCCCGTCCTCGACGTCGCCGGCCACGAACCCACCGGCGCGTATGAGATCGCCGAACGCCAAGCCCGCCAAGTCCTGCTGCGCGACCAGACGTGCGTGTACCCGCACTGCAATCGTCCCGCCGAGGCCTGCGACCTCGACCACGTGATCCCGCACGCCAAGGGCGGCGTGACGTGTCCGTGCAACCTGGCCCCGGTCTGCCGCGGCCACCATCGCTTGAAGACCCATAGGGCCGGCTGGGCGTATCGGGTGCTCGCGCCCGGGGTCTACTACTGGCGCGGCCGCACCGGTCACCAGTGGCTGGTCACCCCCGGCGGCACCTACACCCTCGACACCCACCCCTGCCCCGGGCCTGTTAAGGCGGCTGACCCGCCACCCGACTAG
- a CDS encoding GNAT family N-acetyltransferase, with protein sequence MSDAHDPQDPGRHLLGPHVVGQRVVVRRLVRGETGPTGGPALTDLLGVCVAWADGVCVLHPESGDPVTIPIADIVSGKPVPPRPSVRHRVSARDAELHTASLWATVETTPLGEWLLRTDVAPVGRLRRRANSCLAFGDPGLPHVEAAAAVREFYDGRRRPTYVQVELGSAEEQAFRDLGWTVDPTGDADLRLASLTQVRRRLRAVDGMAELASTDGTRAVVTVGDGSATWAQGEAAIDGDWLGVHGVEVDTAHRRQGLATAVMGELLEWGAEQGATTVWLHVEVDNAPAIALYDALGLMPHHTCRYLTPPG encoded by the coding sequence GTGAGCGACGCGCACGACCCTCAGGATCCGGGACGCCACCTCCTCGGCCCGCACGTCGTGGGCCAGCGGGTCGTCGTACGCCGCCTCGTCCGCGGCGAGACCGGACCGACCGGCGGGCCGGCGCTGACCGACCTGCTCGGCGTGTGCGTCGCGTGGGCTGACGGCGTCTGCGTGCTCCACCCCGAGTCGGGCGATCCGGTCACCATCCCGATCGCCGACATCGTCTCCGGCAAGCCGGTGCCGCCCCGCCCGTCTGTGCGGCACCGGGTCTCCGCGCGCGACGCCGAGCTGCACACCGCGTCCCTCTGGGCGACGGTCGAGACGACGCCGCTCGGCGAGTGGCTGCTGCGCACCGACGTCGCCCCCGTGGGCCGGCTCCGCCGGCGGGCGAACTCGTGCCTGGCCTTCGGCGACCCCGGCCTGCCGCACGTCGAGGCGGCGGCCGCCGTACGAGAGTTCTACGACGGCCGCCGGCGGCCGACGTACGTCCAGGTCGAGCTCGGCTCGGCCGAGGAGCAAGCCTTCCGGGACCTCGGCTGGACCGTCGACCCGACGGGGGACGCCGATCTCCGGCTCGCCTCGCTGACCCAGGTACGGCGCCGCCTGCGCGCGGTCGACGGGATGGCCGAGCTCGCGTCGACGGACGGCACCCGCGCGGTCGTCACGGTCGGCGACGGCTCGGCGACGTGGGCGCAAGGCGAGGCGGCGATCGACGGCGACTGGCTCGGGGTGCACGGCGTCGAGGTCGACACCGCGCACCGGCGCCAGGGCCTCGCCACCGCCGTCATGGGCGAGCTCCTCGAGTGGGGCGCGGAGCAGGGCGCCACCACCGTGTGGCTGCACGTCGAGGTCGACAACGCACCCGCGATCGCGCTGTACGACGCGCTCGGGCTGATGCCGCACCACACCTGTCGCTACCTCACCCCTCCGGGCTAG
- a CDS encoding ISL3 family transposase, translating to MRNASVWRALLGVENTVVEDVEYDEEAEVFVAHVRPRRSGHGRCGSCGSRASWYDRGEGRRRWRGLDMGMVPVFLEAGAPRVNCPIHGPTVRQVPWARHGAGHTHTFDQQVAWLATQCSKTAITQLMRIAWRTVGAIVARIWADTAAGIDAFAGLRRIGIDEISYKRHHKYLTVVVDHDTGRLVWASPGRERATVHAFFDALEESGEGRCAQITHVTADGAEWIADVVGKRCPNAVRCADPFHVVGWATDALDAVRRDAWNEARRAGNRRNRGWADGRRVTVATGNARALKHARFALWKNPENLTDRQRVKLEWIAKTDPRLYRAYLLKEGLRTVFKLQPDEAADALDRWVAWARRSRIESSVRLQSRIVYYRTEILASIEHGLSNGLIESVNTKIRLITRMAFGFKSSDALIALAMLNLGGHRPVLPGRR from the coding sequence GTGCGAAACGCCAGCGTATGGCGCGCCCTGTTGGGCGTCGAGAACACCGTGGTCGAGGACGTCGAGTACGACGAAGAAGCCGAGGTCTTCGTGGCCCATGTCCGGCCGCGGCGCTCAGGCCACGGTCGATGTGGAAGCTGCGGGTCGAGAGCTTCTTGGTACGACCGTGGCGAAGGACGGCGCAGGTGGCGCGGGCTCGACATGGGCATGGTCCCGGTGTTCCTCGAAGCCGGCGCCCCGCGAGTGAACTGCCCCATCCATGGGCCAACGGTGCGGCAGGTCCCGTGGGCTCGGCACGGCGCTGGGCACACCCACACCTTCGACCAGCAGGTCGCTTGGCTGGCCACCCAGTGCTCCAAGACAGCGATCACCCAGCTGATGCGGATCGCCTGGCGCACCGTGGGCGCGATCGTCGCCCGCATTTGGGCCGACACCGCGGCCGGCATCGACGCCTTCGCTGGGCTGCGCCGGATCGGGATTGACGAGATTTCCTACAAGCGTCACCACAAGTACCTGACTGTCGTGGTCGACCACGACACTGGTCGGCTGGTGTGGGCCAGCCCCGGACGAGAACGTGCGACCGTCCATGCCTTCTTCGACGCGCTCGAGGAATCCGGCGAAGGTCGATGTGCCCAGATCACCCACGTCACCGCCGACGGCGCTGAATGGATCGCCGACGTCGTCGGCAAACGATGCCCGAACGCAGTGCGCTGCGCCGACCCCTTCCACGTCGTCGGCTGGGCCACCGACGCCCTGGACGCGGTCCGTCGCGACGCCTGGAACGAAGCGCGGCGAGCCGGTAACAGGAGGAACCGCGGCTGGGCCGACGGGCGTCGTGTCACGGTCGCGACCGGCAATGCCAGGGCGTTGAAGCACGCGCGGTTCGCGCTGTGGAAGAACCCGGAGAACCTCACCGACCGACAGCGGGTGAAACTCGAGTGGATCGCCAAGACCGATCCGCGGCTCTACCGCGCCTACCTGCTCAAAGAGGGCCTGCGGACCGTATTCAAGCTGCAGCCCGACGAGGCCGCTGACGCGCTCGACCGGTGGGTCGCCTGGGCGCGGCGGTCCCGCATCGAATCGTCCGTCCGGCTCCAGTCCCGGATCGTCTACTACCGCACAGAGATCCTGGCCTCGATCGAGCACGGCCTGTCCAACGGCCTCATCGAGTCGGTCAACACCAAGATCCGGCTCATCACCCGCATGGCCTTCGGCTTCAAGTCATCCGACGCGCTCATCGCCCTCGCGATGCTCAACCTCGGCGGCCACCGCCCGGTCCTCCCCGGCCGCCGCTGA